The following proteins are encoded in a genomic region of Candidatus Kryptobacter tengchongensis:
- a CDS encoding Uncharacterized membrane protein YqiK, contains Band7/PHB/SPFH domain, with protein sequence MLWVIFVFFALLTISILAFTLLYVKTPPHLAFVRTGFGGRKVVIDGGSIVLPIIQDIQWISLKTYKLEVFKSGREAFITKDKLRVDIGAEFYVKVEPTEKSIEMASRSLGESSFSEDGIKTLVEEKLISALRAVAATMDMVEIHENRRLFEERVMENLKDALLQNGLTLENVSVYYLDQTDKNYFDPNNIFDAEGLRQITAQTSMRLKERNEIERETEVAIKQKDVETFKLKLQLDKDKAFAEADQSYQVETYKAKRYAEIEQFKAEQDRIAREAVIQKERSIREAEIQSETALVKQAKFKEEAEIEKQRVIEQLKRDVEISILLKEKEKAEAEALRLQANAVEEEAKQKIITVAEKAKAERLKEIALIEALKELEVAEQKAKAVEILAKSKMKEGESEAFVRMKKFEAENVLSEKIINRDILLNLIEKAPSILGELMAPAKNIEGIKILQIDGYRPDNLQSSSIPVGIINAIIGASALIPILRELIDFAKVDKNVVEKIAEYIPGIKGTTKQ encoded by the coding sequence ATGCTGTGGGTTATTTTTGTTTTTTTCGCTTTGCTTACAATTTCTATTCTTGCATTTACCTTACTTTATGTTAAGACTCCACCACACCTTGCTTTTGTGAGGACTGGATTCGGGGGTAGAAAAGTTGTGATAGATGGCGGTTCAATTGTTTTACCTATAATTCAGGACATTCAATGGATATCGCTTAAAACATATAAGCTTGAGGTTTTTAAATCAGGTCGTGAGGCTTTTATAACGAAAGATAAGTTAAGAGTTGACATTGGAGCTGAATTTTATGTCAAAGTTGAACCAACCGAGAAAAGCATAGAGATGGCATCAAGAAGCTTGGGTGAGAGCTCGTTTTCTGAAGATGGAATAAAAACTCTTGTTGAGGAAAAACTTATCTCAGCATTAAGAGCTGTTGCTGCGACAATGGATATGGTTGAAATTCATGAGAATAGGCGATTATTTGAAGAAAGGGTTATGGAAAACTTAAAAGATGCCCTTCTTCAAAATGGACTTACACTTGAAAATGTCTCCGTATATTACCTTGATCAAACAGATAAAAACTATTTTGACCCAAACAATATATTTGATGCGGAGGGATTAAGGCAGATAACAGCTCAAACTTCAATGAGGTTGAAGGAGAGGAACGAAATAGAAAGGGAAACAGAAGTTGCGATAAAGCAAAAGGATGTTGAAACCTTCAAATTGAAACTCCAACTTGACAAGGATAAGGCTTTTGCTGAAGCTGATCAAAGTTATCAGGTGGAGACATATAAAGCGAAACGGTATGCTGAAATTGAGCAATTTAAAGCTGAGCAAGATAGGATAGCCCGTGAGGCTGTGATCCAAAAGGAACGTTCTATAAGAGAGGCTGAAATTCAAAGTGAAACAGCTTTGGTAAAACAGGCAAAATTTAAAGAGGAAGCCGAGATTGAAAAGCAAAGGGTGATTGAGCAATTAAAGCGTGATGTTGAAATATCAATTTTGCTTAAAGAAAAGGAAAAAGCAGAGGCTGAGGCTTTGAGGTTGCAAGCGAACGCAGTTGAAGAAGAAGCAAAGCAAAAGATAATAACGGTTGCGGAAAAAGCAAAAGCTGAGAGATTGAAGGAAATCGCATTGATTGAAGCATTGAAGGAACTTGAAGTCGCTGAGCAAAAAGCTAAAGCGGTTGAGATATTGGCTAAATCAAAGATGAAAGAGGGTGAATCGGAAGCCTTTGTTAGAATGAAGAAATTTGAGGCGGAAAATGTTTTAAGCGAAAAGATAATCAACAGAGACATTCTATTGAATTTAATTGAAAAAGCCCCAAGTATATTGGGCGAGCTTATGGCGCCCGCAAAAAATATAGAGGGAATTAAAATACTTCAAATAGATGGGTATCGCCCCGACAATTTGCAATCTTCCTCAATTCCAGTTGGAATCATCAACGCAATAATTGGAGCAAGCGCTTTGATCCCAATTTTGAGGGAATTAATAGATTTTGCGAAGGTGGATAAAAATGTCGTTGAAAAAATAGCGGAATATATCCCAGGTATAAAGGGAACAACTAAACAATAA
- a CDS encoding L-glutamine synthetase, which yields MKNEAIENVFRMIKEHKVKMVDLKFMDFPGQWQHFSVPVHELTEKSFEEGFGFDGSSIRGWKSINESDMLVIPDPTTAFIDPFIEVPTISLICDVYDPLTKEKYERCPRYIAQKAEMYLKSTGIADTVYFGPEAEFFIFDDVRFDQNAHEGYYYIDSIEGQWNSGRDEKPNLAYKPRYKEGYFPVPPTDSLNDIRNEMVLIMEQCGLEVEAQHHEVATGGQCEIDFRFAPLVRCADNLLIFKYIVKNVARRHGKTATFMPKPLFGDNGSGMHCHQSLWKNGQPLFYGNGYANLSEIALYYIGGILKHAPALCAFTNPTTNSYKRLVPGFEAPVNLAYSQRNRSAAIRIPVYSSSPKAKRIEVRFPDGSCNPYLAFSAMLMAGIDGIINKIDPGEPLDKDIYALPPEELKNIPSTPGSLEEALRALEKDHEFLLRGDVFTEDVIEAWIKYKWEKEVNPMRMRPHPYEFVIYFDV from the coding sequence ATGAAAAACGAAGCAATTGAAAATGTTTTTAGAATGATCAAAGAACACAAAGTTAAAATGGTTGACTTAAAGTTTATGGATTTCCCAGGTCAATGGCAACATTTCAGCGTCCCTGTGCATGAGTTAACAGAAAAATCGTTTGAAGAGGGATTTGGATTTGATGGTTCAAGCATCCGTGGATGGAAAAGCATAAATGAAAGCGATATGCTCGTTATCCCTGATCCGACAACTGCTTTCATTGATCCATTTATTGAGGTTCCAACGATAAGCTTAATATGTGATGTTTATGATCCTTTAACGAAAGAAAAATATGAAAGATGTCCTCGTTATATTGCTCAAAAAGCGGAAATGTATTTGAAGTCAACAGGAATTGCTGATACGGTTTATTTTGGACCGGAGGCGGAATTTTTCATCTTTGATGATGTTCGTTTTGATCAGAATGCGCATGAGGGATATTATTACATTGATTCAATTGAAGGGCAGTGGAATTCAGGGCGAGATGAAAAGCCAAATCTTGCTTATAAGCCAAGATATAAAGAAGGTTACTTCCCTGTTCCCCCGACTGACTCGCTCAATGATATAAGAAATGAAATGGTGTTGATTATGGAGCAATGTGGTCTTGAAGTTGAAGCGCAACATCATGAGGTTGCAACTGGAGGTCAATGTGAGATTGATTTTCGCTTTGCTCCACTTGTGAGATGTGCAGATAACCTTTTGATCTTTAAATATATTGTTAAGAATGTTGCACGAAGACATGGAAAAACCGCTACATTTATGCCTAAGCCATTGTTTGGGGATAATGGTTCTGGGATGCATTGTCATCAAAGTCTGTGGAAAAATGGACAACCATTGTTCTACGGCAATGGTTATGCGAATTTAAGTGAAATTGCACTTTATTACATCGGTGGAATCTTAAAACATGCCCCAGCTTTATGTGCTTTCACAAATCCGACAACTAATTCGTATAAACGCCTTGTCCCTGGATTTGAAGCCCCTGTAAATCTTGCTTATTCACAGCGGAATAGAAGCGCAGCAATCCGTATCCCCGTCTACTCATCAAGTCCAAAGGCAAAGAGAATTGAAGTGAGATTTCCCGATGGTTCTTGCAACCCGTATCTTGCTTTCTCAGCAATGCTTATGGCCGGGATTGATGGAATCATAAACAAAATTGACCCCGGCGAACCATTAGATAAGGATATCTACGCTCTTCCGCCAGAGGAATTAAAAAACATTCCTTCAACCCCAGGTTCACTTGAAGAAGCGCTAAGAGCGCTTGAAAAGGATCATGAGTTTCTTTTAAGGGGCGATGTCTTTACAGAGGATGTGATAGAAGCGTGGATAAAATATAAATGGGAAAAAGAAGTAAACCCGATGCGTATGCGTCCTCATCCATATGAGTTCGTTATTTATTTTGATGTGTGA
- a CDS encoding RNA polymerase sigma-70 factor, ECF subfamily has product MPESDWEIFERVKNGDELAFKEIYEKFKLPLYRFCLRMVFDEDTAIDIVHDVFMKIYENKNLIEPASFSLSTLLFKIAKNRCLNFLRDRREKIQVDSVEINSGCDVEKNFEVIDAKEKLQRILNLLDDDYRAILILREWNGLSYSEIAKIFDTSVSAVKAKLFKARRKLAEIYKKYYGDE; this is encoded by the coding sequence GTGCCAGAAAGTGATTGGGAAATATTTGAAAGAGTTAAAAATGGAGATGAATTAGCGTTTAAGGAAATTTATGAGAAATTTAAACTTCCACTATATAGATTTTGTTTGCGGATGGTTTTTGATGAAGATACGGCAATTGACATAGTTCATGATGTTTTTATGAAGATATATGAAAATAAAAATTTGATTGAACCTGCTTCTTTTTCCCTTTCAACTTTGCTTTTTAAAATAGCCAAAAATAGATGTTTAAACTTTCTGCGAGATAGGAGAGAAAAAATTCAGGTTGATAGTGTTGAGATAAATTCAGGTTGTGATGTTGAAAAAAATTTTGAAGTCATTGACGCAAAAGAGAAATTGCAAAGAATTTTGAACTTACTTGATGACGATTATAGAGCGATTTTGATTTTGAGAGAGTGGAACGGTTTAAGTTATAGCGAAATAGCAAAAATTTTTGACACGAGCGTTTCGGCTGTTAAGGCAAAACTTTTCAAAGCGAGAAGAAAATTAGCAGAAATTTACAAAAAATATTACGGAGATGAGTAA
- a CDS encoding protein TonB — MVRKIFILMLAVIFIACQKSKENGELNSEILPLTPKAEINKESYAMIVDTPPGIIGGLEAIQKKIKYPDSAIKNGIEGTVYVMAYINENGEVDFAEVIKGIGYGCDEVARDAVLQTKFTSPYHQGKPAKARVVVPIRFKMRK; from the coding sequence ATGGTTCGGAAAATTTTTATTCTTATGTTGGCGGTGATTTTTATTGCCTGTCAAAAGTCAAAAGAAAATGGGGAATTAAATTCCGAGATATTGCCTTTGACCCCGAAGGCTGAAATCAATAAAGAAAGTTATGCTATGATAGTAGATACCCCGCCAGGGATAATAGGTGGATTAGAAGCAATTCAGAAGAAAATTAAATATCCAGATAGCGCGATAAAAAACGGAATTGAGGGAACTGTGTATGTGATGGCTTATATAAATGAAAATGGAGAAGTTGATTTTGCTGAAGTTATAAAGGGAATAGGTTACGGTTGTGATGAGGTAGCAAGAGATGCTGTTTTACAGACGAAATTTACATCACCCTATCATCAAGGCAAGCCAGCAAAGGCAAGAGTAGTGGTGCCAATAAGATTTAAAATGAGAAAATAA
- a CDS encoding Por secretion system C-terminal sorting domain-containing protein, with amino-acid sequence MRRLIIIFTLFLYVGVSADDLKKYFQLAGDEFGVPAELLEAIAFVNTRWVHIEPEKLEPACNGKPPAYGIMGLHDDDWFGHSLVEGAKLIGVPVEVVKKDLYQNIRAAAALLAKLSKERGLKKGVAKIEDYKDVLAKFSGIPQPEIAQIFAYDVYKVLSTGFEGFGIKIEKREIDMSIFPDDLFERANLKIVKPDEINSEDYPPAVWDPSPNYTENRPYTTRIVIHVTQGSFAGSVSWLKNPASNASAHYVIRSSDGYIVQLVREKDKAWHARCWNNFTLGIEHEGYIEDPNRWFTPVMYLESAKLVRNMVNRWTIPVDSNHLIGHNFWQQPQWPVVRQEWDFATYDPISTYPTSCNNHTDPGSGWNWSYYLSLIRSNQVPPKVISVVPESGARNFLAYKSVVINFSVPMDKASVETNLIITPADTVTFIWSSDQRTLEIKPNKFWEFSTTYTIKIDTGAKSVFGLKIDGDGDGVPGDPYYIEFTTTAPDIYPPIVEKGYPTGENVSIYAEMKFVFNEPIESASLASRVKLVDENDQTISITGGKHVIKNDKSIVTFKPSSPLSNDKIYKVKFLAGLKDLFGNATTSDYVFVFKTEPGIFYRGNVIDSFETIGSWWKPTQSGSTTGIDTSVTNFVISGEKKISASNSGKLIYKFTGETGGVVRVYNSSKPTVSDASGDIGLWVYGDLSGNQLEFWFYNPNNYIVNLGPVNWYGWRFISFPISSVPGSSKQFHSIVIRQSQGADKEGEIYFDDLQVGGRITAVADNTLPLEFSLEQNYPNPFNSSTLIRFSLPQRMYVKLYVYDVLGRFIASVVDEELEAGIHTVKFEAEDLPSGVYFYRIEAGQFLKVRKMVLVK; translated from the coding sequence ATGAGAAGATTAATCATAATTTTTACGCTGTTTTTATATGTTGGCGTTTCTGCTGATGACCTGAAGAAGTATTTTCAACTTGCAGGTGACGAATTTGGTGTCCCAGCTGAATTACTTGAAGCGATTGCATTTGTGAATACAAGATGGGTTCATATTGAGCCTGAAAAACTTGAACCAGCTTGCAATGGTAAACCGCCTGCTTATGGGATAATGGGCTTGCACGATGATGATTGGTTTGGACATAGTTTAGTTGAAGGAGCTAAATTGATTGGCGTTCCAGTGGAGGTCGTCAAGAAAGATTTATATCAGAACATAAGAGCTGCAGCTGCGTTGCTTGCCAAACTTTCAAAGGAAAGGGGATTGAAAAAGGGAGTTGCAAAGATTGAAGATTATAAAGATGTCCTCGCAAAGTTCAGCGGAATTCCTCAACCAGAGATAGCTCAGATTTTTGCATACGATGTTTATAAGGTTTTGTCAACAGGGTTTGAAGGGTTTGGTATAAAGATTGAGAAAAGGGAAATTGATATGTCAATTTTTCCAGATGATTTATTTGAAAGAGCAAATTTAAAAATTGTAAAGCCAGATGAAATAAATTCAGAAGATTATCCCCCAGCTGTTTGGGATCCGAGCCCAAATTATACGGAAAATAGACCTTACACAACGAGAATTGTAATTCATGTGACTCAAGGGAGTTTTGCTGGTTCAGTTTCTTGGTTGAAAAATCCAGCATCAAATGCGAGCGCACACTATGTTATTCGGAGTTCCGATGGGTATATAGTTCAACTTGTAAGAGAAAAAGACAAAGCGTGGCATGCAAGATGTTGGAATAATTTCACACTTGGGATTGAACATGAAGGTTATATTGAAGATCCAAATCGTTGGTTTACCCCTGTTATGTATCTTGAATCCGCCAAACTTGTGAGAAATATGGTTAATAGGTGGACAATCCCGGTAGATAGTAATCACCTAATTGGGCATAATTTCTGGCAACAACCGCAGTGGCCAGTTGTCCGTCAAGAATGGGATTTTGCCACTTATGACCCTATATCAACTTATCCTACATCCTGCAATAATCATACAGACCCGGGATCTGGATGGAACTGGAGTTATTATTTAAGTTTAATTCGTTCTAACCAAGTTCCGCCGAAAGTTATTTCAGTTGTGCCTGAGTCCGGGGCTCGTAATTTTCTTGCTTATAAATCTGTTGTGATTAATTTTTCTGTGCCAATGGATAAAGCATCTGTTGAAACAAATCTTATTATAACTCCTGCTGATACGGTGACATTTATATGGAGTTCTGATCAGCGAACGCTTGAGATAAAACCTAACAAGTTTTGGGAATTTTCAACAACATACACGATAAAGATTGATACAGGAGCTAAAAGTGTTTTTGGTTTAAAGATTGACGGTGATGGCGATGGAGTGCCAGGAGATCCGTATTACATTGAGTTTACGACGACCGCACCTGATATCTATCCCCCAATTGTTGAAAAGGGTTATCCAACGGGTGAGAATGTGAGTATATACGCAGAGATGAAATTTGTATTCAACGAGCCGATTGAAAGCGCAAGTTTGGCAAGCAGAGTTAAGTTAGTTGATGAAAATGATCAGACTATTTCAATTACGGGGGGTAAACATGTTATAAAGAATGACAAAAGTATAGTTACATTTAAACCTTCAAGTCCGCTTTCAAACGATAAAATTTACAAAGTTAAGTTTTTGGCTGGTCTAAAGGATTTATTTGGCAATGCAACGACATCTGATTATGTTTTTGTTTTCAAAACCGAGCCGGGGATTTTCTATCGTGGAAATGTAATTGATTCTTTTGAAACAATTGGTTCGTGGTGGAAACCAACTCAAAGCGGAAGCACAACAGGTATAGACACAAGCGTAACTAATTTCGTTATCTCCGGGGAGAAAAAGATAAGTGCTTCAAACTCTGGTAAATTAATTTATAAATTCACCGGTGAAACTGGCGGAGTTGTAAGAGTTTATAATTCCTCAAAGCCGACAGTTTCAGATGCGAGTGGAGATATTGGACTGTGGGTTTATGGTGATTTGAGTGGAAATCAACTTGAATTCTGGTTTTACAATCCAAATAATTACATTGTAAATCTTGGTCCTGTAAATTGGTATGGATGGAGGTTTATCTCATTCCCAATTTCGTCTGTTCCTGGCTCAAGCAAGCAATTTCACAGCATTGTCATAAGACAATCCCAAGGTGCTGATAAAGAGGGAGAAATTTATTTTGATGATTTACAAGTTGGCGGAAGAATTACTGCTGTTGCAGATAATACATTGCCATTGGAATTTTCGCTTGAACAAAATTACCCAAATCCATTTAATTCATCAACCTTGATAAGGTTTAGTTTGCCTCAACGTATGTATGTTAAACTTTATGTTTACGATGTTCTTGGAAGGTTCATTGCTTCTGTTGTTGATGAAGAGCTTGAGGCTGGGATTCACACTGTAAAGTTTGAAGCAGAGGATTTGCCTTCGGGTGTTTACT